From the Marinomonas sp. THO17 genome, one window contains:
- a CDS encoding methyl-accepting chemotaxis protein, with the protein MLANLSFRTKLLSLLIAAVLGFVVVTAVAMQGLHVQENSSSQFDRLTTVDKDLSSLTIILMEEYESLSSIDDASFDTFVTTLDNNYNNFTEILNKDQDLLQDAEAKELLGTISTSLENYNSSLKQLVLQRQKVGFNGSSGLKGQISAFGEQVTEEISFLSLVKQEFLPVREAEKNYIFEPIEANKQSFMERFDKFNKRVVNFGLEERFGGSINQYLTAVQNFDNENQVLSQLQNQFETAKTEFSNTRLTAANYMQQAVVEARQQASASSQQASISLIIVSIAVTIIAALMIASIGRSVNKTLTQIISDLAKVKNGDLTARLLVNSKRNDEFDSLCGSVNEMTTGLSSVISDVASTTRGVSNMVTELNTSVSNIAHSNRSVSEQTNSLAAATEEISTTISSISHTTEDLSSQSQNTYESAKLGSETISGALSNLSTTIEVVNKTSTQLNELGQLSKDIDNVIAMINDLANQTNLLALNAAIEAARAGEAGRGFSVVADEVRSLAEKTVDATAKITDIVSTIQSSTQNAIETMQNGQENLHAIEEFSEKAEQAIREIEKNAQTSSSSSVEMARSIQEVAKTAIHMSEEMDKIAQQLQRDNNNINNIEGNTRDIHNQVSSLDDKTSVFTTD; encoded by the coding sequence ATGTTGGCAAATCTAAGTTTTCGCACTAAGTTACTCTCTCTCTTGATTGCAGCAGTTCTTGGCTTTGTGGTAGTAACTGCCGTAGCAATGCAAGGATTACATGTACAAGAAAACTCCTCATCTCAATTTGATAGACTGACCACAGTCGATAAAGATCTTTCCTCATTAACCATCATATTAATGGAAGAATACGAATCACTTTCCAGTATTGACGATGCCAGTTTCGATACCTTCGTTACGACACTAGACAACAACTACAATAATTTCACTGAGATCCTCAATAAGGATCAAGATTTATTGCAAGATGCAGAAGCCAAAGAGCTTTTGGGCACAATTTCCACTTCTTTGGAGAATTACAACTCATCACTCAAACAATTGGTGTTGCAAAGGCAAAAGGTAGGTTTTAATGGTTCTTCAGGTTTGAAAGGTCAAATTTCTGCTTTTGGCGAGCAAGTTACTGAAGAAATTTCTTTCTTGAGCCTAGTAAAACAAGAGTTTCTACCAGTACGAGAAGCAGAAAAAAATTATATTTTTGAACCTATTGAAGCCAATAAACAATCCTTTATGGAACGTTTCGACAAATTTAACAAGCGTGTGGTTAATTTTGGTTTAGAAGAGCGTTTTGGCGGATCAATCAATCAATATCTGACCGCGGTACAAAACTTTGATAACGAGAACCAAGTACTGAGTCAGCTACAAAATCAATTTGAAACAGCAAAAACAGAATTCAGCAACACTCGTTTAACCGCAGCCAATTATATGCAACAAGCGGTTGTTGAAGCCCGTCAACAAGCGTCTGCAAGCTCACAACAAGCCAGTATTAGTCTGATTATTGTCAGTATTGCCGTCACTATCATTGCCGCTTTGATGATCGCCAGTATTGGTCGCAGTGTGAACAAGACCCTAACACAGATCATCAGTGATCTTGCCAAGGTGAAAAATGGTGATTTGACGGCGCGTTTATTAGTAAACAGCAAGCGTAACGATGAATTTGATTCTTTATGTGGCTCGGTCAATGAAATGACAACTGGCTTAAGCTCGGTTATTAGCGATGTTGCTAGCACAACACGCGGAGTTAGCAATATGGTAACTGAGTTAAATACCTCAGTGTCTAACATTGCCCACAGTAATCGCTCGGTCAGTGAACAAACCAATTCATTGGCAGCGGCGACGGAAGAAATCTCCACCACCATTTCAAGTATTTCTCATACCACAGAAGACTTAAGCTCACAGTCACAAAATACCTATGAGTCCGCCAAACTTGGTTCCGAAACCATTAGCGGCGCCTTATCAAATCTGTCAACCACCATTGAAGTGGTCAACAAAACCAGCACTCAATTAAATGAGCTAGGTCAGTTGTCCAAAGACATCGATAATGTGATTGCCATGATTAATGATTTGGCTAACCAAACTAACTTGCTTGCCTTAAATGCTGCCATTGAGGCTGCTCGTGCTGGCGAAGCGGGACGCGGTTTTTCCGTAGTGGCCGATGAAGTACGCTCTTTGGCTGAGAAAACGGTGGATGCGACCGCCAAGATCACCGACATAGTTAGTACCATCCAATCTTCAACGCAGAATGCCATCGAGACCATGCAAAATGGTCAAGAGAACCTTCATGCCATTGAAGAATTTAGTGAAAAAGCCGAGCAAGCCATTCGAGAAATTGAGAAAAATGCTCAAACCAGCTCATCCTCTTCCGTTGAGATGGCGCGCTCCATTCAAGAAGTCGCGAAAACCGCTATTCATATGAGCGAGGAGATGGACAAGATTGCACAACAGCTGCAACGAGATAACAACAACATCAACAATATTGAGGGGAATACCCGAGATATCCATAATCAAGTATCGAGCTTGGACGACAAGACCAGCGTCTTTACTACAGATTAA
- the gltX gene encoding glutamate--tRNA ligase, translating to MSEVRTRIAPSPTGDPHVGTAYIALFNMAFARKMGGKFILRIEDTDQTRSTPESEQMILDALRWLGLDWAEGPDVGGEYGPYRQSERGDIYGQYARELVAKGHAFYAFETPEELDQMRADQKEQGLPQKYDGRALKLTAEEVQAKLDAGVPYVIRMKVPEEGVCVVHDMLRGTIEIDWAQVDMQVLLKADGMPTYHLANVVDDHLMKITHVIRGEEWINSAPKHILLYQYFGWEMPTLCHMPLLRNPDKSKLSKRKNPTSILYYQRMGYMAEAVINYLGRMGWSMPDEREKFSLEEMIEHFDIQRVSLGGPVFDVEKLSWLNGMWIRENLTPESFAQKYMEWALNPEYLMKILPLVMPRVETFSDVADVAGFFLKGLLPLTKEDFSSIKMEEEVLRKAMQCALWRLEALNKWEKDNIFNEMKSLAQAMEIKPKDFFAPLFVAISGTTASVSVFDAMAILGSDISRARMRTAVNALGSPSKKEAKRWEKEYAAL from the coding sequence ATGTCTGAGGTAAGAACACGTATTGCTCCGTCTCCAACAGGTGATCCTCACGTTGGAACGGCCTACATTGCACTCTTTAATATGGCTTTCGCTCGTAAAATGGGTGGTAAGTTCATTTTGCGTATTGAAGACACGGACCAAACTCGTAGTACGCCTGAATCAGAACAGATGATTTTGGATGCTTTGCGTTGGTTAGGCTTAGATTGGGCAGAAGGTCCAGATGTAGGCGGGGAGTATGGTCCTTATCGTCAGAGTGAACGTGGTGATATCTATGGTCAATACGCTCGGGAATTGGTTGCAAAAGGTCATGCCTTTTACGCCTTTGAAACGCCAGAAGAGTTAGACCAAATGCGCGCCGACCAAAAAGAGCAAGGTTTACCGCAAAAATACGATGGTCGCGCCCTTAAACTGACAGCAGAAGAAGTTCAAGCCAAGTTGGATGCTGGAGTGCCTTATGTCATCCGTATGAAAGTGCCTGAAGAAGGGGTGTGTGTGGTGCATGATATGCTACGCGGCACCATAGAGATTGATTGGGCCCAGGTGGACATGCAAGTGCTTTTAAAAGCCGATGGCATGCCAACCTATCATCTTGCTAATGTTGTCGACGATCACTTGATGAAAATCACCCATGTTATTCGTGGTGAGGAATGGATTAATTCGGCGCCTAAACATATTTTGTTGTACCAATACTTCGGCTGGGAAATGCCGACCTTATGTCACATGCCTTTGTTGCGCAATCCAGATAAATCCAAATTATCAAAACGTAAAAATCCAACCAGTATTTTGTACTATCAACGCATGGGGTATATGGCGGAAGCCGTTATTAATTACCTAGGTCGTATGGGATGGTCCATGCCGGATGAACGTGAGAAATTCTCTCTCGAAGAGATGATTGAGCATTTCGATATTCAACGTGTTTCACTGGGTGGCCCGGTTTTTGATGTTGAGAAGCTAAGCTGGTTGAATGGCATGTGGATTCGTGAAAACTTGACACCTGAAAGCTTTGCTCAGAAATACATGGAGTGGGCGTTGAACCCAGAGTACCTGATGAAAATTCTGCCCTTAGTGATGCCGCGAGTGGAGACTTTCTCGGATGTAGCGGATGTAGCAGGTTTCTTTCTAAAAGGTTTATTGCCGTTAACCAAAGAAGATTTTTCCAGTATTAAGATGGAAGAAGAGGTGTTACGTAAAGCCATGCAGTGTGCTTTATGGCGCTTAGAAGCATTGAACAAATGGGAAAAAGACAACATCTTTAACGAAATGAAATCCTTAGCGCAAGCTATGGAGATCAAGCCTAAAGATTTCTTTGCACCTTTGTTTGTTGCTATTTCTGGCACAACGGCTTCAGTATCCGTCTTTGATGCTATGGCGATTTTAGGGTCAGATATTTCCCGGGCTCGTATGCGCACAGCCGTAAATGCTTTGGGTAGCCCTTCTAAGAAAGAAGCAAAACGTTGGGAAAAAGAGTACGCAGCCCTTTAA
- a CDS encoding methyl-accepting chemotaxis protein: MLLKPGTILIAALPYYARIAIMLLLGLVCISALYWSFLQPQANTLILIGTGLLMYFAMSANYLTRQRIRELNHHLKDFDTDQVLELSYNDKEFNQLASKINSLLRNIHRKQHLLKSCSQETQYTANELHNSSNKVAHGAEQEHQALDSLVNESTKMSLAINDILTHVQSTLDTAHQTHRQSEEGQVALDNLRQQITSMHTTVTNNQTQMQELIETTEKIKNFVATIEQITSQINLLSLNAAIESARAGEAGRGFAVVANEVRELASRTEVAAQDIDLMVNSIASQVHTSEKTSLKLIDFANQASLGSEEASMALSEIYQAAQSTQSEVKQSLEGISEFQFTNNQMSERLKDIAEVSEQHSKASKDAKDMVKYLEWLSSRLDQKEALL; the protein is encoded by the coding sequence ATGCTGCTAAAACCCGGTACCATACTCATAGCTGCACTACCCTATTACGCTAGAATTGCTATTATGCTTTTGCTCGGCCTGGTTTGTATTTCAGCTTTGTATTGGTCGTTTCTTCAACCGCAGGCAAATACTCTGATTTTAATTGGTACGGGCTTGTTGATGTATTTTGCCATGTCAGCCAACTATTTGACGCGGCAGCGTATCAGAGAACTCAATCATCATCTTAAAGATTTTGATACCGATCAGGTATTAGAACTGTCCTACAATGATAAAGAGTTCAATCAACTGGCCAGTAAAATCAACAGTTTATTGCGTAACATTCATCGCAAACAACACCTACTCAAAAGCTGCTCTCAAGAGACACAATACACAGCCAATGAATTGCATAATTCGTCCAATAAAGTGGCGCACGGTGCCGAACAGGAACATCAGGCGTTGGACTCCTTGGTCAATGAAAGCACAAAGATGAGTTTGGCCATTAATGACATCTTAACTCACGTTCAAAGCACCTTGGATACCGCGCACCAAACCCATCGCCAATCAGAGGAAGGGCAAGTTGCGCTTGACAATTTACGCCAGCAAATCACCAGCATGCATACAACGGTAACAAACAATCAAACACAAATGCAGGAGCTGATTGAAACAACGGAGAAAATCAAAAATTTCGTCGCCACCATAGAACAAATCACCTCACAAATTAATTTATTGTCCCTCAATGCCGCGATTGAATCAGCTCGAGCAGGTGAAGCAGGTCGCGGCTTCGCTGTGGTAGCCAATGAAGTCAGAGAACTGGCATCACGAACAGAAGTGGCCGCTCAAGATATAGATTTGATGGTAAACTCGATTGCTTCTCAAGTGCATACCTCTGAAAAAACCAGCCTCAAGTTAATCGACTTCGCTAATCAAGCCTCACTAGGATCAGAAGAAGCCAGCATGGCTTTATCCGAAATATATCAAGCCGCCCAATCCACACAAAGTGAGGTAAAGCAATCATTAGAAGGAATCAGTGAATTTCAGTTCACCAACAATCAAATGTCAGAACGACTTAAAGACATAGCTGAGGTCAGTGAACAACACAGTAAAGCCAGTAAAGACGCAAAAGACATGGTCAAATATTTGGAATGGTTGTCATCGCGCTTGGATCAAAAGGAAGCCTTACTATGA